A single genomic interval of Centropristis striata isolate RG_2023a ecotype Rhode Island chromosome 8, C.striata_1.0, whole genome shotgun sequence harbors:
- the LOC131975612 gene encoding uncharacterized protein C1orf232, whose amino-acid sequence MNPVWKVYKSKVLKTLNPEYEEDAAEEVTEVENDMSPVQEDEGPNAVSQLAKKMQGAGTKSWNRLSTLFNKDDEHQLLEETESPPVADHPLAVKPEEPPRPAKRTAFWDSFAANWAAKKQAEAAAAAAAAGNEGAAGQCEEVVTEAAGEESQDGQIPQGEESEGGGGGRSSNNSFSKYVSLGGGGGGGGAGGGGADASFKWNFVTSKLAELKTKSN is encoded by the exons ATGAATCCCGTGTGGAAAGTTTATAAGAGCAAAGTGCTGAAGACTCTGAACCCTGAGTATGAGGAGGACGCTGCGGAAGAG gtcacAGAGGTGGAGAATGACATGAGCCCAGTGCAGGAGGATGAAGGACCCAACGCTGTTTCACAGCTGGCCAAGAAA ATGCAGGGGGCCGGGACTAAAAGCTGGAACAGACTATCAACTCTCTTCAACAAAGACGATGAACACCAGCTCCTAGAGGAGACTGAGAGCCCGCCGGTCGCTGACCA TCCACTTGCAGTGAAGCCGGAGGAGCCTCCACGACCCGCCAAGCGCACTGCATTCTGGGATAGCTTTGCAGCCAACTGGGCTGCTAAGAAACAGGCGGAAGCTGcagccgccgccgccgctgcaGGAAACGAGGGAGCAGCAGGTCAGTGTGAGGAGGTGGTGACCGAGGCTGCAGGGGAGGAGAGCCAGGATGGGCAGATCCCTCAGGGAGAGGAGagcgaaggaggaggaggaggaaggagcagcaacaacagcttcTCCAAATACGTCTctctgggaggaggaggaggaggaggaggagcaggaggaggaggagcagacgCGTCCTTCAAGTGGAACTTTGTCACCAGCAAGCTGGCAGAGCTGAAGACCAAAAGCAACTAG